Part of the Spinacia oleracea cultivar Varoflay chromosome 5, BTI_SOV_V1, whole genome shotgun sequence genome, ATCCATAAAAAAAGAACccaacaataatatacaaaAGACATGAACGCGAAAATGATTCTGGCCAAGACAAAGGAAAGACCTATAGGAACTTACTACAATAAGAAAAGCCATCAGATCATTACAGTTTAGTGGGCTGTCTCTGACAAAAGGTTAAAGAAGTGGAAAGAGGCACCTAGGGAGAAAATGTTGCAATTGAATTTTAGCGATAAAGTCGTAGAAATCACTCACAGAGTCACAGTTATAGCCTGAAGGCCTCCTTTTTGAGGTAGTGTGGTCGTATCTCGACTTACAGAAGCAATACACTGTCCGTGCACCACATCAATAGCATCCTGCAAACATGACAACAACAATTAAGGGATCCAGTTTAAGGAATGTTTTACATGAGCATACGAAAtcagaaaatgaaaaaaattgatatACAACTGCAAAACATGAGATATTATGATTCTGGATAGTCAAATGAAAAAGAGACAGTAGGAATTAACTGATGCAACCTAACTTATTTTAACTGAAATGGATAACATATGATTGAGTACGAAGAAATAGATTTCAAGGGAATATATCATGTATaaagaatttatttattttagtttttgaaAAGAAGGCAGAAATAGTACACTCCATAATGCGCATTTAGTGATATATACTTAAATATACTACCTAAAATTATCAAATACAACTGCAGAAGGCAACTGAACTACTGATGAACAATATGCATTAGCTTGTACTCCATAATACATTAATTATTTACTAGATCTTAACTTGCTTCAATATCCATTTTGTCTAATCCTCAGTAGTTGTCCACTTTTATTTTAGAGCAACATGCTACTCATTTCTTAtcaaatcaaacacaaaatcaTGCAAAAAACTCACTTGTATAAAAGTAAAATTATTTATGGCAGGAAGAATACATGACACACAACTGACAGATATTACGTGTCAATTGATTTGATACTTAAGGAGCTACAAGGAAAGGTATTACACCTGTTTTGTTCCATCCAAAAAGCCATTCGGTTTCCAAGAAGAAGAGAGACAAAAGCCAGGTGACTTGGTTCTTTTGTAGTTTTGTTAAGCCCCATTGCTGATAGATAGTATAGGATCCCTAGAAAGTTTTGGTGCATCCCTTAAAGAATTTACCAATTAACTTAGCTTAGATGAACAATCACATGTAGCAGCATAAAGCCTAGTTTGAGAGATTATCACTACATATAGAGGTAATTACACACTTGTGCTACGAGTTAACAGATACcaacaatgaaatcaatatCAAAGTGAACCCCATGTTGAAGTATTACACGAGAAGGGCATAGACAATAACCTGACAGTCTGGTCAGTATGTATTCCAACAAGAAGAAAATATGATAGTTCTCGACTTCCCGAGCAATCCGTAATACCTATGAGTCAAAAGAATCAGCATTATTCAAGTTAGCGTATAAAATCCAAATGTATACAACAACAAACTAAAGAATGCAAACTGGAGTAACAGTGTACTCTATTCAACTTAATGTGATGGACTCGACTAACCCACGACCTATTCCCATTGTCTACCATAGGAGGCCCAAAAAGACAGACCGATCTGTTACACCAACTCAAGGACATGAatgatattccagtaggaacactgacaagagggggggtgaattgtttcgttGAACTTAGGGTGTTCCTTTGCggaatttagaaattaaaggaacaactaacaaattagtacgaagaatgtgaaaactgaggaaacttcttgatccttatcaagaagcgaaaacctcaaactcttttatatattgtaatcGCTCGAATACAACACACTCAATAACTCGAGTTCCACTTGAACACGAGTTCCTCACAGCAATCCCCGTTGATTATTGTGCTTGCTCCTTTCACACTCTCTCgctgacttgactctaagtcactttaaggatcactcaacccttacactcaaaactcaaggatcacttgatccttaaccccacaactcaaggatcactcgatCCTTAACCCCACAATTACAACTCGAATTATGAAAACTCTAGTATTCAATAAAGCTTATGTACAATAAAGGAACTTTAGGAACACGCTCTTTCGCAAACTGACTTTTTATAAAAACtcttaagttctttagaaatattgcacgttgtcagttgtgatttgagaaatgaaaaaccttttccttttatagaagaactttcttggtcagtttcccatgttcccctcaacggtcactaacagttactgggagcagtaacgtgcacgttgattgagagaaacagggagacttcttcaaaccacttttaacacgttcaattttagagaaaatagtgggagtagttttaggaacaagtaaaaaccttttcttgggaaacaaggaattctaaatcagaatccaatgttgattttctcaaaatcgttttatttattttccaaaagattttcctttataaaactttattttatttacaaaaactattttctcaaacatattaaaacacacgtgttccttttgttccatattatgcataaacgttattaaaatacttacataaaatctaaacataaactcatatgttgtagcttcTATGTTGGCACCTTTTGAAGCTTCGCTTGAACGCTTcatgcattgttccttctccggaACATTGATGATCCTTATAATATATGAGGAACACCTTAATAACTTGCTTAGGATCAGTCGTTGAGGATCAGCCTGCTTTAGGAGCAACCGTCTTTGGGAACaaccgtcttgggaacagccgtcttaggaacagccgtcgtgggaacagccgtcttgggaacagccgtcgtgggaacagccgtcttgggaacagccgtcgtgggaacagccgtcttaggaacagctgttcccgctgtcttgggaacagctgttcccgcTGTCTCGGGAACAGCTGTCTTGGGAACAACCTTCATATGCAGACTTGATCGATTCTTTAGGAATTCCATGCATTGCTTAGTGTTTGTTCCACATGCTTAGTTTGTCCTACTCAGGCACTCCCTA contains:
- the LOC130461008 gene encoding uncharacterized protein; its protein translation is MSLSWCNRSVCLFGPPMVDNGNRSWVLRIAREVENYHIFFLLEYILTRLSGMHQNFLGILYYLSAMGLNKTTKEPSHLAFVSLLLGNRMAFWMEQNRMLLMWCTDSVLLL